Proteins from a genomic interval of Streptococcus sp. D7B5:
- the rplL gene encoding 50S ribosomal protein L7/L12, which translates to MALNIENIIAEIKEASILELNDLVKAIEEEFGVTAAAPVAVAAAGAADAGAAKDSFDVELTAAGDKKVGVIKVVREITGLGLKEAKELVDGAPGVIKEGVPTAEAEEIKAKLEEAGASVTLK; encoded by the coding sequence ATGGCATTGAACATTGAAAACATTATTGCTGAAATTAAAGAAGCTTCAATCCTTGAATTGAACGACCTTGTAAAAGCTATCGAAGAAGAATTTGGTGTAACTGCAGCTGCTCCTGTAGCTGTTGCTGCAGCTGGTGCTGCTGACGCTGGTGCTGCTAAAGACTCATTTGACGTTGAGTTGACAGCTGCTGGTGACAAAAAAGTTGGCGTTATCAAAGTTGTACGTGAAATCACTGGTCTTGGACTTAAAGAAGCTAAAGAACTTGTTGATGGTGCACCAGGTGTCATCAAAGAAGGCGTTCCAACTGCAGAAGCTGAAGAAATCAAAGCTAAATTGGAAGAAGCTGGAGCTTCAGTTACTCTTAAATAA
- the rplJ gene encoding 50S ribosomal protein L10 — protein sequence MSEAIIAKKAELVDVVAEKMKAAASIVVVDARGLTVEQDTVLRRELRGSEVEYKVIKNSILRRAAEKAGLEDLASVFVGPSAVAFSNEDVIAPAKILNDFAKNAEALEIKGGAIEGAVASKEEIVALATLPNREGLLSMLLSVLQAPVRNVALAVKAVADNKEDAA from the coding sequence ATGAGTGAAGCAATTATTGCTAAGAAAGCGGAACTAGTTGACGTAGTAGCTGAGAAAATGAAAGCTGCTGCATCAATCGTCGTTGTAGACGCTCGTGGTTTGACAGTTGAACAAGATACAGTTCTTCGTCGTGAGCTTCGTGGAAGCGAAGTTGAGTATAAAGTAATTAAAAACTCAATCTTACGTCGTGCAGCTGAAAAAGCTGGTCTTGAAGATCTTGCATCTGTTTTTGTTGGACCATCTGCAGTAGCATTTTCTAACGAAGATGTTATCGCACCAGCGAAAATCTTGAACGATTTTGCTAAAAACGCTGAAGCACTTGAAATCAAAGGTGGTGCAATCGAAGGCGCTGTCGCATCTAAAGAAGAAATCGTTGCTCTTGCAACTCTTCCAAACCGCGAAGGACTTCTTTCTATGCTCCTTTCTGTACTTCAAGCGCCAGTGCGCAACGTTGCTCTTGCAGTCAAAGCGGTTGCAGACAACAAAGAAGACGCAGCTTAA
- a CDS encoding TRZ/ATZ family protein: MKVYQHVNIVTCDQDFHVYLDGILAVKDSQIIYVGQEKPEILEQAEQIIDYQGAWIMPGLVNCHTHSAMTGLRGIRDDSNLHEWLNDYIWPAEAGFTPDMTTKAVKEALTEMLQSGTTTFNDMYNPNGVDIEQIYQAVKASKMRCYFSPTLFSSEAETTAETISRTRAIIEEILEYENPNFKVMVAPHSPYSCSRDLLEASLDMAKELDIPIHIHVAETKEESGIILKRYGKRPLAFLEELGYLDHPSVFAHGVELNEREIERLATSHVAIAHNPISNLKLASGIAPIIQLQKAGVAVGIATDSVASNNNLDMFEEGRTAALLQKMKSGDASQFPIEAALKALTIEGAKVLGMEKQIGSLEVGKQADFLVIQPQGKIHLQPQENILSHLVYAVKSSDVDDVYIAGEQVVKQGKVLTVEI, from the coding sequence ATGAAAGTATATCAGCATGTAAATATCGTGACTTGTGACCAAGATTTCCATGTTTATTTGGATGGTATCTTAGCCGTTAAGGACTCTCAAATCATCTATGTCGGTCAAGAGAAACCAGAGATTTTAGAGCAAGCTGAGCAGATTATAGACTATCAGGGAGCCTGGATCATGCCTGGTTTGGTTAATTGCCATACCCATTCTGCTATGACAGGTTTGCGAGGGATTCGGGATGACAGCAACCTCCATGAATGGCTCAATGACTATATCTGGCCGGCAGAAGCAGGATTTACTCCCGACATGACTACCAAGGCAGTCAAAGAAGCTCTGACAGAGATGCTCCAGTCAGGGACAACAACCTTCAACGATATGTATAATCCCAATGGTGTGGATATTGAGCAAATTTATCAGGCAGTCAAGGCATCTAAGATGCGTTGTTATTTCTCACCGACCCTCTTTTCTTCAGAGGCAGAAACAACTGCTGAGACCATAAGCAGAACACGTGCCATCATAGAGGAAATCTTAGAATATGAAAACCCAAATTTCAAGGTTATGGTAGCTCCTCATTCTCCATATAGCTGTAGTAGAGACTTGCTGGAAGCGAGCTTAGATATGGCAAAAGAGCTGGACATTCCTATCCATATCCATGTGGCGGAGACTAAGGAGGAATCAGGAATTATCCTCAAACGATACGGCAAACGCCCCCTCGCCTTTCTAGAAGAACTGGGTTACTTAGATCATCCGTCTGTCTTTGCTCATGGGGTCGAATTAAACGAGAGAGAAATTGAACGTTTGGCAACTTCTCATGTGGCTATCGCCCATAATCCTATTAGTAACCTCAAACTGGCCTCAGGGATAGCTCCAATCATCCAACTGCAAAAAGCAGGAGTAGCAGTCGGAATTGCGACAGACTCGGTTGCTTCCAATAACAATCTTGATATGTTTGAGGAAGGACGGACCGCAGCCCTTCTTCAGAAAATGAAGAGTGGAGATGCCAGCCAATTCCCTATCGAGGCAGCCCTTAAGGCACTGACGATCGAAGGAGCTAAGGTTCTAGGAATGGAAAAGCAGATAGGAAGCCTAGAAGTCGGCAAACAGGCAGATTTTCTGGTCATTCAACCACAAGGAAAAATCCATCTTCAACCTCAGGAAAATATACTCTCTCACCTGGTTTATGCTGTCAAATCCAGTGATGTCGATGATGTTTATATCGCTGGAGAACAGGTGGTTAAGCAAGGCAAAGTTTTGACAGTAGAGATTTAA
- a CDS encoding ABC transporter ATP-binding protein, with translation MRRQTANQTLKRLAIDLASHPFLLFLAFLGTIAQVGLSIYLPILIGQVIDQVLVAGSSPVFWQIFIQMILVVIGNTLVQWANPLLYNRLIFSYTKDLRERIIHKLHRLPIAFVDRQGSGEMVSRVTTDIEQLAAGLTMIFNQFFIGVLMILVSILAMLQIHLLMTLLVLLLTPLSMVISRFIAKRSYHLFQKQTETRGIQTQLIEESLSQQTIIQSFNAQTEFIQRLHEANANYAGYSQSAIFYSSTVNPSTRFVNALIYALLAGVGAYRIMMGSTLTIGRLVTFLNYVQQYTKPFNDISSVLAELQSALACAERVYAVLESPEVAETGKEVLTSDQVKGAISFKHVSFGYHPERILIKDLSIDIPAGSKVAIVGPTGAGKSTLINLLMRFYPINSGDILLDGRSIYDYTRASLRQQFGMVLQETWLKQGTIHDNIAFGNPEASREQVIAAAKAANADFFIQQLPQGYDTKLENAGESLSVGQAQLLTIARVFLAIPKILILDEATSSIDTRTEVLVQDAFAKLMKGRTSFIIAHRLSTIQDADLILVLVDGDIVEHGNHHDLMARKGKYYQMQKAAAFSSE, from the coding sequence ATGAGACGACAAACCGCAAACCAGACGCTCAAACGTTTGGCCATAGATTTAGCAAGCCATCCCTTCCTCCTTTTCCTAGCCTTTCTAGGAACGATTGCCCAAGTTGGCTTATCAATTTACCTACCTATTCTGATTGGACAGGTCATTGACCAAGTTCTAGTGGCTGGTTCTTCACCAGTTTTTTGGCAGATTTTTATCCAGATGATCTTGGTGGTCATAGGAAATACTCTGGTACAATGGGCCAATCCTCTTCTTTATAATCGTCTAATCTTCTCTTATACCAAAGACTTGCGAGAGCGAATCATTCATAAGCTCCATCGTTTACCGATTGCTTTTGTGGATCGGCAGGGTAGTGGAGAGATGGTCAGTCGTGTGACCACAGACATAGAACAGTTGGCAGCTGGCTTGACCATGATTTTCAATCAATTTTTCATTGGTGTTTTGATGATTTTGGTTAGTATTCTAGCCATGCTCCAAATTCACCTTCTCATGACCCTCTTGGTCTTGCTGTTGACGCCCCTGTCCATGGTGATTTCACGCTTTATTGCCAAACGGTCCTATCATCTCTTTCAGAAGCAAACAGAGACCAGGGGGATTCAGACTCAGTTGATTGAAGAGTCGCTTAGCCAGCAGACCATTATCCAGTCCTTCAATGCTCAAACAGAGTTTATCCAAAGACTGCACGAGGCGAATGCCAACTATGCAGGCTATTCTCAGTCAGCCATCTTTTATTCATCAACGGTTAATCCTTCAACTCGCTTTGTCAATGCGCTCATTTATGCCCTTCTTGCTGGAGTGGGAGCCTATCGTATCATGATGGGTTCAACCTTGACCATTGGGCGTTTAGTGACTTTTTTGAACTATGTCCAACAGTATACCAAGCCCTTTAACGATATTTCTTCAGTGCTAGCTGAGTTGCAAAGTGCTCTCGCTTGCGCAGAGCGTGTCTATGCTGTCTTAGAAAGTCCTGAGGTTGCTGAAACAGGTAAGGAAGTCTTGACCAGTGACCAAGTCAAGGGAGCTATTTCCTTTAAACATGTTTCTTTTGGCTACCATCCTGAAAGGATCTTGATTAAGGACTTATCCATCGATATCCCAGCTGGTAGCAAGGTAGCCATCGTTGGTCCGACAGGTGCTGGTAAGTCAACTCTTATCAATCTCCTCATGCGTTTTTATCCTATTAATTCAGGAGATATCTTGTTAGACGGTCGTTCTATTTACGATTATACCCGAGCATCATTGAGACAGCAGTTTGGCATGGTGCTCCAAGAAACCTGGCTCAAGCAAGGGACCATTCATGACAATATTGCCTTTGGAAATCCTGAAGCCAGTCGGGAACAAGTGATTGCTGCTGCAAAGGCAGCCAATGCAGACTTTTTCATCCAACAGTTACCACAGGGATACGATACCAAGTTGGAAAATGCAGGAGAATCCCTCTCCGTTGGGCAAGCCCAGCTCTTGACCATCGCCCGAGTCTTTCTAGCTATTCCAAAGATTCTTATCTTAGACGAAGCGACTTCCTCCATCGATACACGGACAGAGGTGCTAGTACAGGATGCCTTTGCCAAACTCATGAAGGGGCGCACAAGCTTTATTATTGCTCACCGTTTGTCAACCATTCAGGATGCGGATTTGATTCTTGTCTTGGTAGATGGTGACATTGTGGAGCATGGTAACCATCATGACCTCATGGCTAGAAAGGGCAAGTATTACCAAATGCAAAAAGCTGCGGCTTTTAGCTCTGAATAA
- a CDS encoding ABC transporter ATP-binding protein, which yields MKHLLSYFKPYIKESILAPLFKLLEAVFELLVPMVIAGIVDQSLPQRDQGHLWIQIGLLLIFAVIGVLVALIAQFYSAKAAVGFAKELTNDLYRHILSLPKDSRDRLTTSSLVTRLTSDTYQIQTGINQFLRLFLRAPIIVFGAIFMAYRISAELTFWFLVMVVILTIVIVGLSRLVNPLYSSLRKKTDQLVQETRQQLQGMRVIRAFDQEKRELQIFQTLNQVYARLQEKTGFWSSLLTPLTYLIVNGTLLVIIWQGYISIQGGLLSQGALIALINYLLQILVELVKLAMLINSLNQSYISAKRIEEVFTEAPEDIFSELEQKQATSDNVLQVQELTFTYPDAAQPSLRNISFNMKQGQILGIIGGTGSGKSSLVQVLLGLYPADKGSIDIYRDGCSPLNLEQWRSWIAYVPQKVELFKGTIRSNLTLGFNREVSDQELWQALEIAQAKDFVSEKEGLLDALVEAGGRNFSGGQKQRLSIARAVLRQAPFLILDDATSALDTITESKLLKAIRENLPNTSLILISQRTSTLQMADQILLLEKGELLAVGKHEDLMKTSQVYREINASQNGKED from the coding sequence ATGAAACACTTACTATCTTACTTCAAACCCTACATCAAAGAGTCGATTCTAGCACCCTTGTTCAAGCTGCTAGAAGCAGTTTTTGAGCTCCTGGTTCCCATGGTGATTGCAGGGATTGTTGACCAGTCCTTGCCCCAGAGAGATCAAGGGCATCTCTGGATACAGATTGGCCTGCTCCTTATCTTTGCAGTGATTGGCGTTTTAGTAGCCTTGATTGCTCAATTTTATTCAGCAAAGGCAGCGGTAGGTTTTGCCAAGGAATTGACGAACGACCTCTATCGTCATATTCTTTCTTTACCTAAGGACAGCAGAGACCGTTTGACAACTTCTAGCTTGGTGACTCGCTTGACTTCAGATACCTACCAGATTCAGACTGGTATCAATCAATTCCTGCGCCTCTTTTTGAGAGCGCCTATTATCGTTTTTGGGGCTATTTTTATGGCCTATCGCATCTCGGCTGAGCTGACTTTCTGGTTCTTAGTTATGGTTGTCATTTTGACGATTGTCATTGTCGGGTTATCTAGACTTGTCAATCCTCTCTACAGTAGTCTGAGAAAAAAAACGGACCAGCTGGTTCAGGAAACGCGTCAGCAATTGCAAGGGATGCGAGTTATTCGTGCTTTTGACCAGGAAAAACGAGAGTTACAGATTTTTCAAACCCTTAACCAAGTTTATGCTAGATTGCAAGAAAAGACAGGTTTCTGGTCAAGTTTGTTAACACCTCTGACCTATCTGATTGTCAATGGAACTCTTCTCGTCATCATCTGGCAGGGCTATATTTCAATTCAAGGAGGTTTACTCAGTCAAGGTGCCCTGATTGCTCTTATCAACTACCTCTTGCAAATCTTGGTGGAATTGGTTAAGCTCGCCATGCTGATCAATTCCCTCAACCAGTCCTATATCTCAGCCAAGCGAATTGAGGAAGTTTTTACCGAAGCTCCAGAAGATATTTTTTCAGAATTAGAACAAAAACAAGCTACCAGCGATAATGTTTTACAAGTCCAAGAATTAACCTTTACCTATCCTGATGCGGCCCAGCCTTCTCTGAGAAACATTTCCTTTAATATGAAGCAAGGGCAGATCCTTGGTATCATCGGGGGAACTGGTTCAGGTAAATCAAGCTTGGTGCAAGTCTTACTTGGTCTTTATCCAGCAGATAAGGGAAGCATTGACATTTATAGAGATGGATGTAGTCCTCTTAATCTTGAGCAGTGGCGGTCTTGGATTGCCTATGTACCCCAAAAGGTCGAACTCTTTAAGGGAACTATTCGTTCCAACTTGACTCTAGGTTTCAATCGAGAAGTATCTGACCAGGAATTATGGCAGGCCTTGGAGATTGCGCAAGCTAAGGATTTTGTCAGTGAAAAGGAAGGACTTTTGGATGCCCTAGTTGAGGCAGGAGGACGAAATTTCTCAGGTGGACAAAAACAAAGGCTATCTATTGCCCGAGCAGTCTTGCGACAAGCTCCATTTCTCATCCTAGATGATGCGACCTCGGCCCTCGACACCATCACTGAGTCCAAGCTCTTGAAAGCAATTCGAGAAAACTTACCTAACACGAGCTTAATCTTGATTTCTCAACGGACTTCGACACTTCAGATGGCTGACCAGATTCTCCTCTTGGAAAAAGGTGAGCTCCTAGCTGTTGGCAAGCACGAGGACTTGATGAAAACTAGCCAAGTCTATCGCGAAATCAACGCATCTCAAAATGGAAAGGAGGACTAG
- the msrB gene encoding peptide-methionine (R)-S-oxide reductase MsrB → MAEIYLAGGCFWGLEEYFSRISGVLATSVGYANGQVETTNYQLLKETDHAETVQVIYDEKAVSLREILLYYFRVIDPLSINQQGNDRGRQYRTGIYYQDEADLPAIYTVVQEQERMLGRKIAVEVEKLRHYILAEDYHQDYLKKNPSGYCHIDVTDAEKPLIDASNYEKPSQEVLKESLTEESYRVTQEAATEAPFSNAYDQSFEEGIYVDITTGEPLFFAKDKFASGCGWPSFSRPISKELIHYYKDLSHGMERIEVRSRSGNAHLGHVFTDGPRELGGLRYCINSASLRFVAKDEMEKAGYGYLLPYLNK, encoded by the coding sequence ATGGCAGAAATTTATCTAGCAGGTGGTTGTTTTTGGGGTTTAGAGGAATATTTTTCCCGAATTTCGGGAGTGCTAGCTACCAGTGTCGGCTACGCTAATGGCCAAGTCGAAACAACCAATTACCAGCTGCTCAAGGAAACAGACCATGCAGAGACTGTTCAAGTGATTTATGATGAGAAGGCAGTGTCACTTAGAGAAATTTTACTTTATTATTTCCGTGTTATTGATCCCTTGTCTATTAACCAACAAGGGAATGACCGTGGTCGCCAATATCGAACGGGGATCTATTATCAGGATGAAGCAGACTTGCCAGCTATCTACACAGTGGTGCAGGAGCAGGAGCGTATGCTGGGTCGAAAGATTGCAGTAGAAGTGGAGAAACTTCGCCACTACATTTTAGCAGAAGACTACCATCAAGACTATCTCAAGAAAAATCCTTCCGGTTACTGTCATATCGATGTGACCGATGCTGAGAAGCCATTGATTGACGCATCTAACTATGAAAAACCTAGTCAAGAAGTGTTAAAGGAAAGCTTAACTGAAGAGTCTTATCGTGTTACGCAAGAAGCTGCTACAGAGGCTCCATTTAGCAATGCCTACGACCAAAGCTTTGAAGAGGGGATTTATGTAGACATCACGACGGGTGAACCGCTTTTTTTCGCTAAGGATAAGTTTGCTTCAGGTTGTGGTTGGCCAAGTTTTAGCCGTCCGATTTCTAAGGAGTTGATTCACTATTACAAGGACCTGAGCCATGGAATGGAGCGAATCGAGGTTCGTTCTCGGTCAGGAAATGCTCACTTGGGTCATGTTTTCACAGATGGACCTCGGGAGTTAGGTGGCCTGCGTTACTGTATTAATTCTGCATCCTTGCGCTTTGTAGCCAAGGATGAGATGGAAAAAGCAGGATATGGCTATCTATTACCTTACTTAAACAAATAA
- the thrB gene encoding homoserine kinase translates to MKIIVPATSANIGPGFDSVGVAVTKYLQIEVCEERDEWLIEHQIGKWIPHDERNLLLKIALQIAPDLQPRRLKMTSDVPLARGLGSSSSVIVAGIELANQLGNLNLSNHDKLQLATKIEGHPDNVAPAIYGNLVIASSVEGNVSAIVAAFPECGFLAYIPNYELRTRDSRGVLPKKLSYKEAVAASSIANVAVAALLAGDMVTAGQAIEGDLFHERYRQSLVREFATIKQVAKENGAYATYLSGAGPTVMVLASHDKMPAIKAELQKQSFKGKLHDLKVDTKGVRVEAN, encoded by the coding sequence ATGAAGATTATTGTACCAGCAACCAGTGCCAATATTGGGCCAGGTTTTGATTCGGTCGGTGTAGCTGTAACCAAGTATCTTCAAATTGAGGTCTGTGAAGAACGGGATGAGTGGTTGATTGAACACCAGATTGGCAAATGGATTCCCCATGACGAGCGTAATCTTTTGCTTAAGATTGCCTTGCAAATTGCGCCTGACTTGCAACCGAGACGCTTGAAAATGACCAGTGATGTTCCCTTGGCGCGTGGTTTGGGTTCTTCTAGCTCGGTTATCGTTGCTGGAATTGAACTGGCTAACCAACTGGGCAATCTCAACTTATCTAACCACGACAAATTGCAGTTGGCTACCAAGATTGAAGGACATCCTGACAATGTAGCTCCAGCAATTTACGGCAATCTCGTTATTGCAAGTTCTGTTGAAGGAAATGTTTCAGCGATTGTGGCTGCTTTCCCAGAGTGTGGTTTTCTAGCTTATATTCCCAACTATGAATTGCGCACTCGAGACAGCCGCGGTGTCTTGCCTAAGAAATTGTCCTACAAGGAAGCTGTTGCAGCTAGTTCTATCGCCAATGTGGCCGTTGCAGCCTTGTTAGCAGGAGATATGGTGACAGCTGGTCAAGCAATCGAGGGGGACCTCTTCCACGAGCGTTATCGTCAAAGTCTGGTCCGTGAATTTGCGACGATTAAGCAAGTAGCCAAAGAGAATGGTGCCTATGCAACCTATCTCTCTGGTGCCGGACCGACAGTTATGGTCTTGGCTTCTCATGACAAGATGCCAGCGATTAAGGCAGAATTGCAAAAGCAGTCTTTCAAAGGCAAACTGCATGATTTGAAAGTTGATACCAAAGGTGTCCGTGTCGAAGCAAACTAA